In a genomic window of Mucilaginibacter sp. KACC 22063:
- a CDS encoding uridine kinase family protein: MNKPYIIGIAGGSGSGKTFFLKCFLEHFKPEEVCLVSQDDYYIPVAHNMTPEENKLYNFDLPDTIDEQHFFDDIKKLINNEVVYKTEYTFNNPNATPKILEVKPAPILIVEGLFILHFKGIADLLDMRIFIDTEEDVALQRRLKRDLLERGYSHDDVMYKWINHVVPAYKEFLLPYRQECDKVITNNTHVAEDIIAITDEISKELREKVLV; encoded by the coding sequence ATGAATAAACCTTATATTATTGGAATTGCCGGCGGAAGCGGGTCTGGCAAAACCTTTTTTCTAAAATGCTTTCTGGAACACTTTAAGCCAGAAGAAGTATGCCTGGTATCGCAGGATGATTATTATATTCCGGTTGCTCATAACATGACACCGGAAGAAAATAAGCTTTATAATTTTGATTTACCAGATACCATTGATGAGCAGCACTTTTTTGATGATATTAAAAAGCTGATCAATAATGAAGTGGTCTACAAAACCGAATATACTTTCAACAACCCGAACGCAACGCCGAAAATATTAGAAGTAAAACCGGCTCCTATCCTAATTGTCGAAGGATTATTTATCCTGCATTTTAAAGGCATTGCCGACCTGCTGGATATGCGGATCTTTATAGATACCGAAGAGGATGTTGCTTTACAACGACGTTTAAAACGGGATCTGTTAGAGCGTGGTTATTCGCATGATGATGTGATGTACAAGTGGATCAACCATGTTGTACCCGCCTATAAAGAGTTTCTTTTACCTTACCGCCAGGAGTGCGATAAGGTAATCACAAATAACACGCACGTAGCCGAGGACATTATTGCCATTACTGATGAGATCAGTAAAGAGCTTCGCGAAAAAGTATTAGTGTAA
- a CDS encoding 3'-5' exonuclease, translating to MKLNLKRPLAFFDLEATGTNIGSDRIVEIAIIKMLPDGSEEVIAHRINPEMPIPYESSLIHGIYDEHIANAPTFKSIAPDIAQFIGDSDLAGFNSNKFDVPMLMEEFLRAGVHFDLENRHLVDIQNIFHQMEQRTLKAAYKFYCEKDIINAHSAEADTRATMEVFLAQLVRYETTEFEDKQGNRYVPVVNDVEALHHFTNLNKVVDFAGRMVFNADGHEVFNFGKHKGRKVEDVFDMEPSYYSWMMQGDFPLYTKRRLEQIYKRWNEAKAARPKPVQPQQQNKPVENQPQQQRPAGERTFNKPYHQNQQNNQQYRKKEEPAKPVNDDMLKALANKFKKS from the coding sequence ATGAAATTAAATTTAAAACGCCCGCTTGCTTTTTTCGACCTGGAAGCAACAGGTACAAACATAGGCAGCGACCGCATTGTAGAAATTGCTATTATAAAAATGCTGCCTGATGGTAGTGAAGAAGTAATAGCCCATCGGATTAATCCCGAAATGCCGATACCATACGAAAGTTCGCTGATACACGGTATTTACGACGAGCATATAGCCAATGCACCTACCTTTAAATCAATTGCACCTGATATAGCACAGTTTATCGGCGATAGTGACCTGGCTGGTTTTAACTCCAACAAGTTTGACGTGCCTATGCTAATGGAAGAATTTCTGCGTGCAGGTGTTCATTTTGATCTGGAAAACCGCCACCTGGTTGACATTCAAAACATCTTTCACCAGATGGAGCAGCGTACGCTGAAAGCTGCTTACAAATTTTACTGCGAGAAAGATATCATTAATGCACACTCTGCCGAGGCAGATACCCGTGCTACGATGGAAGTATTTTTGGCGCAGTTGGTACGCTACGAGACAACAGAATTTGAAGACAAACAGGGTAACCGCTACGTGCCTGTTGTAAACGATGTTGAAGCATTACACCATTTTACTAACCTGAACAAGGTGGTTGACTTTGCTGGCCGTATGGTATTTAATGCTGACGGGCACGAGGTATTCAATTTTGGAAAGCATAAAGGCCGTAAGGTAGAAGATGTGTTTGATATGGAGCCAAGCTATTATTCGTGGATGATGCAGGGAGATTTTCCTTTATACACTAAACGTAGGCTTGAACAGATTTACAAGCGCTGGAATGAAGCTAAAGCTGCACGCCCGAAACCTGTACAGCCACAGCAGCAAAATAAGCCGGTTGAAAATCAGCCGCAACAGCAAAGGCCTGCAGGCGAACGTACATTTAACAAGCCTTATCACCAAAATCAACAAAACAACCAGCAGTACCGTAAAAAGGAAGAACCTGCAAAGCCAGTGAACGACGACATGCTTAAAGCATTGGCCAATAAGTTTAAGAAAAGTTAA